The DNA window GGCATATTCGGTCCAGCGGCCGTCGCCTTCCGGCGCGATCACCGAGGTCACAACCCGATCCAGAAAGTCGCGGTCATGGCTGATCAGGATCACGGTGCCGTCGTAGTCGCCGAGCATTTCCTCCAGCACGTCGAGGGTTTCCAGATCGAGATCGTTTGTCGGCTCGTCCAGTACCAAGAGGTTGGAGGGTTTTGCCAGCGCGCGCGCCAGCATCAGCCGGCCGCGCTCGCCGCCCGAGAGCACTTCGAGAGGCGTGCGCATCTGCTCCTGGGCGAACAAAAAGTCCTTCATATAGCTGACGACGTGCTTCGGCTTGCCGCCGACCATCACGTTGTCGCTGCCGCCACCGGTCAGCGCGTCGGCCAGCGTCGATTTCGGGTCGAGGCTTTCGCGATGCTGGTCCAGCGTCGCCATCTCGATGTTGGCGCCGAAGCGGATGGTGCCGGTATCCGGCGGATTGGCGCCGGTCAGCATGTCGATCAATGTGGTCTTGCCGGCGCCGTTCGGCCCGACGATGCCGATGCGGTCGCCGCGCTGCACCCGGATCGAGAAGCCGTCGACGATCTTGCGATCGCCGTAGGTCCTGCCGATGTTCTTGGCCTCGATCACCAGCTTGCCGGATTTATCCGCTTCCGCGGCGGCGAGATTGGCGTTGCCCGCGGCGCCGCGATAGTCGCGCCGCTGCTCGCGCAACGCGTAGAGATTGCCGAGCCGCTTGACGTTGCGCTTGCGGCGGCCGGAAACGCCGTAACGCAGCCAGTGCTCCTCGTTGACGATTTTGCGATCGAGCTTGTGCTGGTCGCGCTCTTCCTCCGCCAGCACCTCGTCGCGCCAGGCCTCGAACGCGCTGAAGCCGCGGTCGATCTGCCGGATCTGGCCGCGATCGAGCCAGGCGGTCGAGCGCGACAGGTTCGACAGGAAACGGCGGTCGTGGCTGATGATAACAAGCGCGCTGCGGCGGCTGCCGAGTTCGCTTTCCAGCCATTCGATGGTGGTGAGATCGAGATGGTTGGTGGGCTCGTCGAGCAGCAGGATATCGGGCGACGGCGCCAGCACGCGCGCCAGCGCGGTACGGCGGGCTTCGCCGCCGGACAGATGCGCGGGGTCCTCGTCGCCATGAAGCCCGAGCTGCTCCAGGATGTAGCGGGCCTGATAATGGTCGTCGCCGGGGCCGAGGCCTGCTTCGACATAGGCCAGCGTGGTTGCGAAGCCCGAGAAATCCGGCTCCTGCTGCAGATAGCGTATGGTCGCACCCGGCTGCACGAAGCGGCTGCCGCTGTCGGGTTCGACCAGCCCTGCCGCGATCTTCAGCAGCGTCGACTTGCCGGAGCCGTTGCGGCCGATCAGGCAGACACGCTCGGCCGACGATACTGACAATTCGACGCCCGACAACAGCGGCGTGCCGCCGAAGGTCAGCTTGATGTCTTTCAACTGGATTAGCGGAGGCGCCATGGTTTTTGGTTCAATTCTGGTTTTGCGCGGATTGCTCGGCGCGCTGGCGCTGGATGCGGCGGATGGTCTGGTCGAGCGCGGACAGGAACGCGGAGCGGTCGCGCGGCGCGAACGATTTGGGACCGCCGGTCACTTCGCCCGACGAGCGTAGATCGGTCATCAGGTTGCGAACCGCAAGGGTCATGCCGATCGATTGTTCGGTAAACGGCTTGCCGTTCGGCCCGATCACCTCGGCGCCGGCCTTGACGCAGCGGCTTGCCAGCGGGATGTCGGAGGTGACGACGATATCGCCTTTTCCCGCGCGTTCCGCGATCCAGTCGTCGGCGGCGTCCATCCCGGAACCGGCGGCGACGCGCTCGATCGAGGGATCCTGCGGCACCCGAATGAAATTGCCCGCGACCACGCTGACCGGCAGCCCATGGCGGGCGGCGACGCGGTAGATCTCGTCCTTGACCGGGCAGGCGTCGGCGTCGACATAGATGCGGGTGGAATTCAAGATGGGCGTCATCGGTTGGGATTTAGTGAGGGAACGCAAGCCGTGCGCTCTCGAAGGCGCGTGGTAGCCCATCGGGCTGGGAATTGCGAGGAAAACACGGATCGGAACACGCTTGCCACGGCGTTTTCCGGGCGTACGATTGCGGGCAGAAAACATTACCGAAGTCAGGGAAGACGGGCATGAACATCGAGCCATACCGG is part of the Bradyrhizobium erythrophlei genome and encodes:
- a CDS encoding ABC-F family ATP-binding cassette domain-containing protein — protein: MAPPLIQLKDIKLTFGGTPLLSGVELSVSSAERVCLIGRNGSGKSTLLKIAAGLVEPDSGSRFVQPGATIRYLQQEPDFSGFATTLAYVEAGLGPGDDHYQARYILEQLGLHGDEDPAHLSGGEARRTALARVLAPSPDILLLDEPTNHLDLTTIEWLESELGSRRSALVIISHDRRFLSNLSRSTAWLDRGQIRQIDRGFSAFEAWRDEVLAEEERDQHKLDRKIVNEEHWLRYGVSGRRKRNVKRLGNLYALREQRRDYRGAAGNANLAAAEADKSGKLVIEAKNIGRTYGDRKIVDGFSIRVQRGDRIGIVGPNGAGKTTLIDMLTGANPPDTGTIRFGANIEMATLDQHRESLDPKSTLADALTGGGSDNVMVGGKPKHVVSYMKDFLFAQEQMRTPLEVLSGGERGRLMLARALAKPSNLLVLDEPTNDLDLETLDVLEEMLGDYDGTVILISHDRDFLDRVVTSVIAPEGDGRWTEYAGGYTDMLTQRGADLKREAVKAAAVENDKGTKTGAASATSKRRLNFNEKHALETLPKTIAKLQAEIAKQQRHLDDPNLYQKNRKKFDTASDALTKAQKELQEAEDKWLELEVLREEIEQA
- a CDS encoding YaiI/YqxD family protein, whose amino-acid sequence is MTPILNSTRIYVDADACPVKDEIYRVAARHGLPVSVVAGNFIRVPQDPSIERVAAGSGMDAADDWIAERAGKGDIVVTSDIPLASRCVKAGAEVIGPNGKPFTEQSIGMTLAVRNLMTDLRSSGEVTGGPKSFAPRDRSAFLSALDQTIRRIQRQRAEQSAQNQN